The Triticum aestivum cultivar Chinese Spring chromosome 6D, IWGSC CS RefSeq v2.1, whole genome shotgun sequence genomic sequence GTACCAGTGTCCCTGCAGCTGCCAGCCGCATATGCGCCGACGAGGCCGACAAGCGCGACGACGATGCACACGTAGAGCACGAAAGATCGAGCAGGGAGCTTCTTGCTGTCGACAATGAGCAGCATGGTGATGAGCAGGGACGCCACGAACGCCGTGGTATTGCAGTGTAAAAACACCCTCATGCGCAGGTTGTGGTGGTCGTTGAGAATTGCATCGCCCGGGCGGTGGTTGCCGCCGGTGCTGTCCCAGAAGCCACCCGGAGCGTTCAGCCCAGCGACGTAGGTGATGCTCGCAGCGAAAGTCGCCAGGAGCATCAGGATCTTGCGGAGCCGTTCTTGATCTTTCTCTTTCAGTTCCTTGAGGGCCATCTCGTTCTGGGACTCCACGCTGGAGCCGGACGAGTCGGAGTGCTTGCCGGTAAGCCACGAGTCCAGCAACTTGACGACGACGATGTAGAGGAAGACGGCGGCCACCAGCACCGCGAAGTAGACAGTGGAGCTCTTGTCCCGGCAGGTGCCGGCGCCGTAGGCGCCCATGAGGCTGAGCACGTCCAGAATCATGAAGCCCCGCAGCGGCAGGACGACCTGGACggcgtccttcttcttcttctccttctccttgtcgtGCTGGACggcgaggatgaggatgaggacgatgaccacgagggACGCGGCAAATGCCGCGGCGTTGCAGTAGAAGAAGGCGAGGTAGCGGCGGTAGTGGATTTGGCGGATGATAGGATCGCCGGCGAGTTTGCCCTCATGGATGACCTGCCAGACGCCTCCGGGCGGGTTGAAGCCGGCGGCGTACGTGACGGTGATCACCAGGGTGGCCAGCAGCAGGAGGTACTTCCGCAGGCTGTACTCCCATGGCTGCACGAGCGGCGCGTTTGCCTCTGTATCCGTTGGCATCGCCGTCTGCACTGGAGGGACGTCGGCCATTCCGATCTCTCAACTCTCAAGTCTCAACAAGTGAGCTTGCTCTTTCTTAATACTGTGATGCAGAGATCATGTGGGGGTAATAAGACGACTTACTTGACTCGGCGCGCGTCGTCGGGGGAGGAGGTGCCAGCCTGTGCGCCCTGCATACTCAAAGCCTGACGGAGCGCCAGTATTTTACTACCACTGTTCTATTTTTAACAGCAACTCCGACGCGTGTGAACGTGCGCAGTCAGGGTCGTCGGTGAAGGGAAGCAGCCAGGTCTTCTTCTGGCCGTCGCCGGGCTGCAGCGTTGCCGGCTGGCCGATGTAGTCCGAGCGCCATCGCCGGACACTCGGCAAGTGCATTTCCCTCTTCTTTTCTGGCTATTGTGATGGTGCAGAATGGCGAATGTCATGGCAGCGACAGGTTAGGAAGGGAGAGTGATTACTAGTATTATGTTATGGAAAGACTTAACTTGGCGTGAGTCGTTGTCTGGAGGAAGCTGCCGAGTCTCTCTGCACCCTGCATATCCTATCTTTAAGGTCTGACAGAGTGGAGTATTGTACTGCTTGCTCTCCCCGATGTCCAGGTGATCAGAGTCAGGTCATCGgagaagggaagcagcaacaagcCAACGAGCAAGTCTTCCTCCGGTCAAGTAAACTAGTGAAGCAGTTTTAGTTCTTCCAAAACATCGTGAGGGGCGCCGTAGTTAAATGCAGTTTTTTTTTTTATCTACCAGGACTAGGAAAAACTACTGTATTTGCAACGGACAGAGGCGAACATCCCAACCCTTGGAACCACCTACAGCTCCAGGTGGCGAAGAGCCGACATCGAGGTGCCAAACCTTCCCGTCGATGTGGACTCTTAGGAAAGATCAGCCCCAGCTGTGACGTGATGTTTGCTCATGTTGCATACGTCAGTGAAATTCGTCATGAAATTGCGTCGGGTGAGCGCCCTCTGCAAACAATGTCCTGGACCGATCGATTCTCAATCTAAAACAACATTGTTTGGGCCTGTTGTGATGTTTTCATGTGGCACGAGGCCCGCTACGTCGACATCGGCAGAAATGGCTGCTTCTGGTCCCGGCCGCGTGCGTGTTGTGCTGTCTAGTGGCATAGAGGGTCGAGTGAGAGCGAAAATTCTAAACGCACGGACTGGACTGGGTTTTACGGGCATATTCCAaactaaacccccccccccccattttcagTGGGGTGGGCCCCTCGGCATAATTCTATCCAATCAAACCATGCCAATCAAGCTAGTCCGTTGATCCCGTAAAAAAAAGCCCGTGCGTGTAGCGTTGCTCGAGTGAGAGTGAGCACACGGCACACAACCAAAAAAAGCCATCGCCTCCTTCGTTCTCGTCGGGGTCCTTCCCCTCTGCCGCCTATCGTTCCGATTCTGctctcaacctctccttccctatTGTTTCCTCGTTGTTGCGCCATTGAGGATTCATTCCAGGCCAGTATTGGCCAGTATTGAGGAAATTCCACCATTGGTCCTTCCCATTGGCTAACCATGCAAAGAATGGTGATCGATGGAGCACATTGGTATCGTTGCAAGATTCAGGCATGCATCCTAAAATAGGCATgccaaaatatctttgcaaattgcTCCACACACTTGATGGAAGTGCTTTCTCCCATTTCCAAGTGAcaatccattagcacattgatgtcGCCGAGTCTCCTAAGCATTGGGTGCTCTCAAATGCTCTGGCTCGAACACTTCAACCACTATCTTTGCAAATTTCTCCACACACTTGATGGAAGTGCTCTCTCCCATTGCCAAGAGATCACCAACCAAATCGGCGCCATCATGCGCAATGCTGAAATCACCTTCTGTTTAGTGCTGTGACCAAGATCTCTAGTACAAATCCTCTCTGCATGATGAATCGATCATGCTCCTTCACGTAGTTGGCAATACGGAAGAACGAATCCGTGGACATCTTGAACATATGTCAAATGTATCACTCTGGATACACCGGATTTGGCAATACGGAAGACGCGCAGGGTGAGCAGGGGGGATGAGGATGCTCAGCCTCGCTAATTAAAAGTTTATGTTACAGGAATAATCCGATCGAGCCCTTTGGCGCCGGCTCTAGCCCATAATTTCGCCTCCTGCTTGATGTCGTCGAGGAGGGTGTGGAGGTTGGGTGATGCGTTGTCAAAGAGGACGGCGTTGCGATGCTTCCATATGGCCCAGGAGGTGAGGACAACCAGGGAGTTGATGTCCTTGCGTAGGCATGTCGCGACATTGGTAGTTGTTCACCACTCAAAGAAGCCGGTGGtgccgtcgggggggggggggatgctgGCGTGCGGCACCAAGCCAAGATGTCGTGCCAAGCAATGCACGAGAAGACGCATCGAACAAGGAGGTGGTGAAGGGTCTCATCGTCCTGACCACATAGCATGCAGACGGGGTCGTGCAGCAGGTCGTGCCGTGCTCGGCGGTCCAGCAGCGGGTGAGGGAGGCAAGCCAGAGGAATATCTTTGCGTTGGAGGGGGCCCAGGTTTTCCAGATGAGCTACTTGCCCCAACTTATTACATTGAAGATCGAGGAGTGCAAGTGTGTTCTAATTTGAACACGAAATGCACAAATGAAAAACCAAGCACTGCGAATTCACTTTAGCCTATTGGGATAAGTCTATTCTTATGGTCATGGACTCATGGGAAATGGGTCCGACCACTTCgagtctattgtacgcagccttttcctgcatttctgcaagaggctgtttgcaggacttgaacccgtgacctcatggtgaCAAGGCAACAACTTTACCGCTGCCCAAGGCTCCCCTTCCAGGTTTGTCCAAAGTTTATACCAAAAAATATTAACGTTCAGAATACAACAACGACATCATTAGATCCATCATAAAATATAATTTCATCATATTTATtaggtattgtagatgttgatattatgtaatactccctccgttcctaaatatagggtgtatagtttttggcacggaaattaaaaaACGCACATgaagggaaaatttcacaagttttgggcgagattacacctgactaattgacatgagaaaatagaggactTGCCTAATATagggaaatgtaatcaaatccttaaaaaaaatatccaaacgagtggtgcaacacAATATACCTTATATTTtggattttttctcaaaaatctatacacctcatatcaaggaacggagggagtataactttGCAAATTTGATTTCATGCAAATCTAATACGCGAAGTAAAACGAAGCGAAGGCAGTATTTCATACAAGAAATGCCATCGTAAAAGAGAATCACGTAGGGATCTGAGCCGAGATGTTTTTCGTGGGAATACGGGAGATAAAAAATGCGTTGGCGTGTCAGATACGTACGCGGCAGGACCTGATCTGTGGGCCAGGAAAGCGGCCTCCGTCGGTTGTGTGTGCCGGCGACAGGGACGGCGGTCGCTGAGTCTTCCTGATCCGTGGATCAGATCGTTCTCCAGAAAGTTTGTCCGTGGACCATGAAGTTTGCTTTCCACCGCAGGTTGGTATGGAGATTTATTATGCGCACGGTGGTCTTGATGTATGATTCCACTTCGTCTCAGGGGTGAAGGGGTGAGCGACTGCCTGCGGAGAAGAATTCGTGCACAGTGGGGCGACTTGATTTCCTGGCGCATTGGAGTTTCTAATGCAGCCAGCAGGTAAACATCTTGATCTGTGTGGGTTAGGGGTGGAGTTTCAGGTTAATATTTTTTGCGATTCGTTGATTTTCTCCCCGCTCTTCTGTGCGTATATGCCGGGATCCAGATTCCAATTCGTTGAGGAAGTTGACGAGAGCACAACCCAAATGGATCTGGTGTACACACACACCGGGCGGCTGCGGCCGAGGTCGCAGCACCGGCGGTAAAAGTGGACGCTGAAATCTGCGCGGGGGTAAGGGCCAGGGAGATCAGACGGGAAACATCACAGCAGGAATCCGAGCATTAGACCGGCAAGATGAACCCACGGCCCCCTGGTTGGGCAAAGAGGTGCGTACCGGTACCGGAGACAAATAAGCTATTGTGTATCTCTGTTTTGTTACGAAAAGAGGCTAGAATGTCTCTATGGAAATGGATTAGTTGCCAGTGTTCGTACGGGCTAGCCTCTGTGAAGGGAAATTGGTACTTGCTGGTGATGAAACATTCAGTCTTCGGTCGTTGTTACGAAAACGTTCCAGTATAAATCACTGCAACACCTCACTGAAGGCCCAGATTTAATGAGCTAATAGGCTAGCTCCAATCCATTTGACAACTTAATTGATATGAAGGCAGCCGTGGAACACCTGCTTGTGATAGCTCATTTTGGCGGCTCCACTTCGTAAATGCAGTTGTATTGTCTACAACAGGTTTCTATTCTTTCAATGAGCATTCTGGTTCTATGGTAGTGTACTAATGCACATACTATTATACACTGATGATCCATGGTTAGCAAAAAAAAGTTTAGGTACCTGCGGAAGCCGACTCACGAAGGCCAGTTAGAACTGGACTTTTATAGCTTAAACATTCGAAGTCCCCATTCTATTTTAGCTCTTCAGTTATTTGTAGAACCTTTTCATTGAGATTTTTTAGAAATGAAACTATGCAGTTTTCAGTACATATGTCACCTTGTGGATTTATTGTCTCTCGATATATTTCAGTTCAATTATGTCGCCTATATATTGATATGTGAATGAAAAGTCAGCGATGAATGATACAGATCAATGTATTGTAAAATCTGGAAGTGCAATGTTCTTGTGTGCTGAAGTACTTCTATTTGTGTTGGTACTTCATCTTTGTTTGATTCTTGTACATATTAAAATATGCATCGTATCCCCTCACTTCATTTAATTTCGTCTAACAGGTGTTCTGCTATGCCTTCTTATGGCAATTGGAATATCTGCACTAATTCTGCAGTTTCACTGTTAATAAGCACATTAATACGCGTCGAAATACTCATATTATGCATCCTCTTTTTCTCGAAGGTAGAACCAAAATGGTTGGACCTGCAGTAAAGCTTCTACTTCTTATTTCTGCCAGTGATCTTTATCTTATGGTCGATATTTGTCATCCCGGAAAGTGCTTTTGCTGGATTATTATATGGCTTTTCTATTACCAATAATGGCCACATTCGGTGCAGTTGGAGAAGCCACTTGTTTATTGCTTTGTGGTACATTTTTCTCTTGTTCAAGCTCAAGCGTGCTATTTGTTTGTGTTTATGCCATTCCTGCTTTGTTAGAACATATTTTACATTTCTCATTCCATCTCAAAACTGCAGGATGGAAGTGGAACATGGAGTACTATTATTGGAATTTCTACAGTGGCCAGGGATTGGAAAAAAAAATTATTTTCCACTCCTATTTATCAGTTATGGATGACCCCGTCTTCGGACACTTCCTGGTTGAAAGGCATATGAGATATGGTTTGCTTCTTGTTTGTGTTTGGTAGCTCTTTACCATTGTGCCTCAAAATCAGATAACTTTTCTGTGTTACCTTTCCACTTTGGTCCTTTTAACATATATGACCTTCATCACATATGCAAACTAGCACCTTTTATGCCTGACCTCAGAGCTGAGAGAACCGAGCCCTAGATGCAATGCTCTGTAAGTCCGTATTTAGGCAGCAGGCAGCACATTTCTCTTCCTTGAAGAATTATAAATTGTAAATGTTGAGGACAAATATCTATCTGGAGATTGCGTCATATTCCCGCGACATTGTTAACTGCTGCTTGTGGACAATTCGCCGATGTGTTATACTGTTATTTGCCTGATGAAAACTTGAGCTTACCAGGTCTTGGTAAGAACTCAATTTATGATGTCAGTGCTAGTAGTGCACAGACGTAATTTAGACACCCAGGGCGGTGTTCATTATTAGTTGTGTGCTCGGAGGGTCATGTACTAAGTTTTTATTGAATTCTGCAATGTCATGTTGCCACTGATTTCTTAAGACGTTTTTTTTTTGTCTGTGTGTACAACTCTGCAGTTCGCTATTGGATTTCGTAACGTATGAGTTGTGAAATATTTCCACAAATCGATTAATTTTGATTGAGTAGCTGACTGTTGTAGCGGCCTGGCTGGCCACCTTGGGACGTACTTAAACAAACTTGCATCTATTTCGAGTAGTAAGAAAAGGTGTCAAAAATTAGCTACCCTGCATTTATACCATGCTAAGCTTCTTTACCGGGTGTTCCGGAAGGAACGATAGTAGCAGCAGCTCGCGAGTTATAAACAGGTCCTGCTCTACCTCGCTAGCCGATGCGGGACTAAAAAGAACGAACCTTTTGTCCCTCCCTGGCCAGAGGAGAGGAGGTGGAGCGGTCatctccctccttcccctacaccGACGATCAGCTGAGTCAGCGCCGTATCACCGTGCACGCCCCTGATGTGGACGGCACAGCCGAGTCCGTGGCGGCGTGGCCCTCCTCCCCGGGTCACCGGATCAAGCCGAGATCCATCCTGGACGCACCTTCGGCGTCTGCTAGCCTCGATGCCTCTCTCCGCTGCCCTCGACGCCTCCGCGGCGTCTCTCTCCGTGGCCCAGCCGCTGCCCCCCCTCAAATTCTCTCCGCGGAATCACAGGCTGAGCCGTACGTTGTTGGTGGATTTTATTTCTGTCAGGTCGATCGGACGCGCGCGCTGCCGCCGCACCTGGTCAGCATCCAATTTCAGAAGAAGGTGCTGTTGCTGCTGCAGGTAAGCACGACGAGTCACCGATCTGCTGCTACTTCCACTCAGTTTTGTTTGGACGGTGAGTGATTCCTTTCATCGATTCTTGAATACACCAGAGAGTTACGTACGGAGTAGTTAATTAAGAGCTTAATCAGGCATAATTTCTGTGCATCGAGTCTTCAATAAACCAGATCAGTTTGTACATGCAAGACGTACCGAATAGTACGTAGTATTTGGCTATTTGCTAAATACTCCCTTGAATACGTAGGTGACTCGATCGATTTGCAAGCAGATTGATCGAATTTAATCCTACACAGTGGCGCTTGTTCCATGGTTGCCCTAGCTAGTTGGCATGCCAATAATGCACTTTAGCGAGCTGAGGGCATCCATTTCATCCACTGCCCTAATTAATTTTCTAATGCATGATCCTTTTTCGTTTCTAAATTTTTTTGGGGCCCTCCTGGTGCTTGTTGTACTCTACTCTCTACATGGGTTTCAAGCTAGACTAGAGCTATACGCCGAGCAAGATTTCCATCCGGGCCGGCGCCGGATTCCACAATCTCAAGTAACTGATCGCAGCAGCGAGGTGCCCACTGAGAGCACGCGCATATCTTTGAATTATAAGTTATGATATTTTGTCGAACAATACTCGGGTTGGTGTGCTGTAGTTCTTGCATGGATTGACATCTCAGCTTACCAAGGGCCTTATTTTGTTAGTAGTACTTACTGTATGCATGTCTGCATATATGTTTGAATTGAACACCTGCTTCTGTTTTGTAGGTGAGGGGCTGAAAAGATGAAATGGAGAAAAATCGTACAAtatgtatatggtaatgaatcatATTTcctgattatatatatatatatatatatatatatatatatatatatatcaggattatGCAATATAACTATATTAAATCGAGCTAAAATCAAGCGAGCTAGTGTTCGCTCAAGATCATCTCATTTCTCGATTGATCTACATAAAGTGCTCCTATTCAGCTTATTTCTTTTCAAGTCGAGCAAAAAGACGAGTCAATCCCAGGCGACTCCCAAGCCTCGGATTTTTCTTGCAGCCCTATAGTTGGCATGCAATGCACCTGAGCCAACTCTTGTTTACTTTTCTTGCCAATGTTAACCAACTCATGGGCAATCAAAATCTGCCAAACTTTTAGCAAGTAGACTCGCCGAATTTAGTTCTTTCAAGCTAGTAGACTATGTAAGTGTTATCGCTAATAAATAAAGCTCGCCAAGAAAGCTCTAAAAAAAACAAATCTTCCAAGCTTACATACACATATTTACAGACGGTGCATTATTCACTGTCGTAGCAAATGGAAAAGCAAGCACTGAGAATTCACTTTAGCCTGTTGGGATCAGTCTACTCCTGTGGTCATGGACTCATGGGAAATCACTAATTAAGCAGTCACGCTTCTTTCACGTCCTGCTAGACCGGTGTCGTCTGTCCGGCTGCCTGTTCCCCCCTCGCCATCATCATTGGGCATTTGAGTGCCACGAGTTTCTTTAACTCCCGGGCTATTGGTTACTGCTTGTAGCACACTTCGACTCTGTGATGGGTCATTCTCATTCGCCTCCTTAACCCTGCGTTGCAAATTAAATTAGCATGATGCTATCAGAGGCATAATTAAATCAGTTTTGTAGAATGTCGGAATTAAATCAATGTGTATCTCAAGTTCATGCACGTACCCGTACGTAGTAGCATCTGACGGGGGACGATGAGTCGCCGGCTGTAGCAGGAGATGCGCGTTGACGTAGAGCAGGAGCCCGCAGTAGGAGTCGACGACGTCCTGCATGTCCCGGAGCTGGGCGGCCATGCCCTTGCCCCTCCGGACGCGGTGCCAGAGCGTGCTCTTCTTGTAGGAGGCGACGAGTCCGGCCGCGTCGACCAGCGACTTTAGAACGGGGCCTCCCATCTCCGAGCACAGCACCGCGGCCCCGCAGCCCGTCGGCCACTGCAGCAGCGCGTGGAGCCTGCGGCTGCACCGCTCGAGCTTGGCGCACTCCCGCGTGCTCTGCGGGATGCGCAAGAGGCTCATGCCCACGGCGACCAGCATGGCGGCGTGCAGGCCGGACATCTGCGCCACATTGGCGGCCTTCGCCAGGATGTCCCAGAGCGCCGCCATCACCACTCCCATCGTCAGGTCGTGTAGATCGATCACCCTATAGCTTGGTCGCGCGTGTCTGCTCAGCCTTGGGAAAGAAATCACGCGCCCGCACAGGATTTATACATGCGGCAGAATGGCGATCGTGGCCCCTGATGTCACACTGCAGAAAAGCATTGGTGCAAGTGTGGCCGGTATGTGATAATACGGCAGCCACGGGCGTG encodes the following:
- the LOC123145948 gene encoding uncharacterized protein yields the protein MGVVMAALWDILAKAANVAQMSGLHAAMLVAVGMSLLRIPQSTRECAKLERCSRRLHALLQWPTGCGAAVLCSEMGGPVLKSLVDAAGLVASYKKSTLWHRVRRGKGMAAQLRDMQDVVDSYCGLLLYVNAHLLLQPATHRPPSDATTYGVKEANENDPSQSRSVLQAVTNSPGVKETRGTQMPNDDGEGGTGSRTDDTGLAGRERSVTA